Proteins encoded together in one Streptomyces sp. TLI_171 window:
- a CDS encoding stealth conserved region 3 domain-containing protein, whose amino-acid sequence MAAGRAVMRPVRRFAARTLRAIGLLPQVPPPAPAPIDPQRLREDELIAADPALVRHLGQLTEVRDDLLAPQARQANLIAVAEALDAAGLPYLLIPDRGVRHRLGVRPGGREAALAAVAAAFRGAPVYAALLGHGRVHATVLAEGLPAAVEEHETPPPPAEAPEGEQPPLPPEPPERVKGVRLYRPVVTTGRTLHYGQDHGCDLEFWDATESQAGGVASIDETPYGWWLPSLEAAGTVRVGDREYPVAEPFLHHLPEDVRFPVDAVLTWVDDTDPQWQRRRAEARARLSGAAPETADRLDDGDHRYRNHDELRYCLRSIAMYAPWIRHLYLVTDDQVPAWLDEEAPGLTVVAHRDLLPAGPVFNSHAIETGLHRIPGLSEHFLYFNDDMFLGRPVRPEDFFLGNGQPKVFRDTRIVPPSTSTVSADVYTAAQQNTRRLLESRHGRAFVRVLAHVPYALRRSLLAEAERRWQPELATTGRSVFRAAVDVAPVTLALYHAQLCGDAVDGVLRHAYLAVDRAEDRDRLARLLADRDLDAFCLADGDAEDGPAEEQGRALAEFLTAYFPVPGPFETPVRVVAAPEDEGPDCAPAFVGLTEPEAEATAGIPMPRRVEVA is encoded by the coding sequence ATGGCAGCAGGACGGGCAGTGATGAGGCCGGTGCGGCGGTTCGCCGCACGCACTCTGCGTGCGATCGGTCTGCTGCCGCAGGTGCCGCCGCCCGCCCCCGCGCCGATCGATCCGCAGCGATTGCGCGAGGACGAACTGATCGCCGCCGATCCGGCGCTGGTGCGCCACCTCGGGCAGCTGACGGAGGTCCGCGACGACCTGCTCGCCCCGCAGGCGCGGCAGGCCAACCTGATCGCCGTCGCGGAGGCGCTGGACGCCGCCGGCCTGCCCTACCTGCTGATCCCCGACCGGGGCGTCCGGCACCGCCTGGGCGTGCGGCCCGGCGGACGGGAGGCCGCGCTGGCGGCCGTCGCCGCGGCGTTCCGCGGCGCCCCCGTCTACGCGGCACTGCTCGGCCACGGCCGGGTGCACGCGACCGTGCTCGCCGAGGGCCTGCCGGCCGCGGTCGAGGAGCACGAGACGCCCCCGCCGCCCGCCGAGGCGCCGGAGGGCGAGCAGCCGCCCCTTCCGCCGGAACCGCCCGAGCGGGTCAAGGGCGTGCGCCTGTACCGCCCGGTGGTGACCACCGGGCGGACCCTGCACTACGGCCAGGACCACGGCTGCGACCTGGAGTTCTGGGACGCCACCGAGTCGCAGGCCGGAGGGGTCGCGTCCATCGACGAGACCCCGTACGGCTGGTGGCTGCCCTCGCTGGAGGCGGCCGGCACGGTCCGGGTCGGCGACCGCGAGTACCCCGTCGCCGAGCCCTTCCTGCACCACCTGCCGGAAGACGTCCGGTTCCCGGTGGACGCCGTGCTGACCTGGGTCGACGACACCGACCCGCAGTGGCAGCGCCGCCGCGCCGAGGCCCGGGCCCGCCTGTCCGGCGCCGCCCCGGAGACCGCCGACCGCCTCGACGACGGCGACCACCGCTACCGCAACCACGACGAGCTGCGGTACTGCCTGCGCTCGATCGCCATGTACGCCCCCTGGATCCGCCACCTCTACCTGGTGACCGACGACCAGGTGCCGGCCTGGCTGGACGAGGAGGCGCCCGGGCTGACCGTGGTCGCGCACCGCGACCTGCTGCCCGCCGGCCCCGTGTTCAACTCGCACGCCATCGAGACCGGACTGCACCGCATCCCCGGCCTGTCCGAGCACTTCCTGTACTTCAACGACGACATGTTCCTGGGCCGCCCGGTCCGCCCCGAGGACTTCTTCCTCGGCAACGGCCAGCCCAAGGTGTTCCGCGACACCAGGATCGTCCCGCCGTCCACGTCCACGGTGTCGGCCGACGTGTACACCGCCGCCCAGCAGAACACCCGCCGGCTGCTGGAGAGCCGTCACGGCCGGGCCTTCGTCCGGGTGCTCGCGCACGTCCCCTACGCGCTGCGGCGCAGCCTGCTGGCCGAGGCCGAGCGGCGCTGGCAGCCGGAGCTGGCGACCACCGGCCGGTCGGTCTTCCGGGCCGCCGTCGACGTCGCGCCGGTCACCCTGGCGCTGTACCACGCGCAGCTCTGCGGCGACGCCGTCGACGGCGTCCTGCGGCACGCCTACCTGGCGGTCGACCGCGCCGAGGACCGCGACCGGCTGGCCCGGCTGCTCGCCGACCGCGACCTGGACGCGTTCTGCCTGGCCGACGGCGACGCCGAGGACGGCCCGGCCGAGGAGCAGGGGCGGGCGCTGGCCGAGTTCCTGACTGCCTACTTCCCGGTCCCCGGTCCCTTCGAGACACCGGTCCGGGTGGTGGCGGCCCCCGAGGACGAGGGTCCGGACTGCGCTCCGGCCTTCGTCGGGCTGACCGAACCGGAGGCGGAAGCGACGGCGGGAATCCCGATGCCGCGCCGGGTCGAGGTCGCCTAG
- a CDS encoding YihY/virulence factor BrkB family protein codes for MDFLTKLPVIGPIAARVLRSRPYLVYQLFSDVQGNRLAGAVTFFGFLALFPLLTVALAIALATLSDSRVHQLQDKISEQLPGLADSLDLNAMVANAGTVGLVSGVLLLISGLGWVDTMRGSVRTAWRLPDEGGNPVLVKAWDCLVLVGLGLVCLASLAASALATTLAQRIADWLDIGGGAGRWLLSVLGFLIAVSADLLLFAYLLGPFPRISGQRRRALLEGALIGAVGFEVLKLALSSYLGSVAGRSLYGAFGVPVALLLWINFVSRLLMYCAAWTARADPEQARERAVRQAEAALEAAGETPRSATVRDPDN; via the coding sequence GTGGACTTCCTCACCAAGCTGCCCGTGATCGGTCCGATCGCCGCCCGCGTGCTGCGCAGCCGGCCCTACCTGGTCTACCAGCTGTTCAGCGACGTGCAGGGCAACCGCTTGGCCGGAGCGGTCACCTTCTTCGGGTTCCTGGCGCTGTTCCCGCTGCTCACCGTCGCTCTGGCGATCGCGCTGGCCACGCTCTCCGACTCCCGGGTGCACCAGCTCCAGGACAAGATCTCCGAGCAGCTGCCCGGCCTCGCCGACTCGCTCGACCTGAACGCCATGGTGGCCAACGCGGGCACCGTCGGACTGGTCTCCGGCGTGCTGCTGCTGATCTCCGGCCTCGGCTGGGTGGACACCATGCGCGGCTCGGTGCGCACCGCGTGGCGGCTCCCCGACGAGGGCGGCAACCCGGTGCTGGTGAAGGCCTGGGACTGCCTGGTGCTGGTCGGCCTCGGCCTGGTCTGCCTGGCCTCGCTGGCCGCCTCCGCGCTCGCCACCACCCTCGCCCAGCGGATCGCCGACTGGCTGGACATCGGCGGCGGGGCCGGCCGCTGGCTGCTGTCCGTGCTCGGCTTCCTGATCGCGGTCAGCGCCGACCTGCTGCTGTTCGCCTACCTGCTCGGCCCGTTCCCGCGGATCTCGGGGCAGCGCCGACGCGCCCTGCTGGAGGGCGCGCTGATCGGCGCGGTCGGCTTCGAGGTGCTGAAGCTGGCGCTCTCCTCGTACCTCGGCTCGGTGGCCGGCCGCAGCCTGTACGGGGCCTTCGGCGTGCCGGTGGCGCTGCTGCTGTGGATCAACTTCGTCTCCCGGCTGCTGATGTACTGCGCCGCCTGGACGGCCCGGGCCGACCCGGAGCAGGCCAGGGAGCGCGCCGTCCGGCAGGCCGAGGCCGCGCTGGAAGCCGCGGGCGAAACGCCGCGTTCAGCCACTGTCCGGGATCCGGACAACTGA
- a CDS encoding D-alanyl-D-alanine carboxypeptidase: MQIILRFVQVSSAAALLLVPARPAFAAPGDGPPPAVVGGERLGAAGVQVAPGAGAPPLPQGLTGKSWVVADASSGDVLAAFNAHAQLPPASTLKMLFADTVLPRFPASEVHKVAPAELQGMGAGSSLVGIKEDLEYKVEDLWRGVFLSSGNDAVHVLAHMNGGVAKTVADMQARAEQLQASDTHVVSPDGYDMDGQVTSAYDLTLFARAGLRNPDFRGYCATRWAQFPGAVDKATGQRGSFGIANTDRLLGKYQGLIGVKNGYTTNAGATYTGAAERDGRTLLVTVMHPDSSPKVYDEAAALLDWGFAAAGKVTAVGALAEDRGPEKAPDAPQPAAQPVAGSPAAAQPEPEHPATAQAAHASAGGPGAATWSAVGLCAAVAAAGLLRLRTLRRRAERAGA, encoded by the coding sequence ATGCAGATAATCCTCCGGTTCGTCCAGGTTTCGTCAGCCGCCGCGCTGTTGCTGGTGCCGGCCCGGCCGGCGTTCGCCGCGCCCGGGGACGGCCCGCCGCCCGCGGTGGTGGGCGGCGAGCGGCTGGGCGCGGCGGGGGTCCAGGTGGCGCCGGGGGCGGGCGCGCCGCCGCTGCCCCAGGGGCTGACCGGGAAGTCCTGGGTCGTGGCGGACGCGAGCAGCGGGGACGTCCTGGCGGCGTTCAACGCGCACGCCCAACTGCCGCCCGCGTCCACCTTGAAGATGCTGTTCGCGGACACCGTGCTGCCGCGCTTCCCGGCCTCCGAGGTGCACAAGGTGGCGCCCGCCGAGCTGCAGGGGATGGGCGCGGGCAGCAGCCTGGTCGGCATCAAGGAGGACCTGGAGTACAAGGTCGAGGACCTGTGGCGGGGGGTGTTCCTGTCCTCCGGCAACGACGCGGTGCACGTGCTCGCGCACATGAACGGCGGGGTGGCGAAGACCGTCGCCGACATGCAGGCCCGCGCGGAGCAGTTGCAGGCCTCCGACACGCACGTGGTCAGCCCGGACGGCTACGACATGGACGGACAGGTCACCTCGGCGTACGACCTGACCCTGTTCGCCCGCGCCGGGCTGCGCAATCCGGACTTCCGGGGGTACTGCGCGACCCGCTGGGCGCAGTTCCCCGGCGCGGTGGACAAGGCGACCGGGCAGCGCGGCAGCTTCGGCATCGCCAACACCGACCGGCTGCTCGGCAAGTACCAGGGGCTGATCGGGGTGAAGAACGGCTACACCACCAACGCGGGGGCGACCTACACCGGCGCCGCGGAGCGCGACGGCCGCACCCTGCTGGTGACGGTGATGCACCCCGACAGCAGCCCGAAGGTGTACGACGAGGCGGCAGCGCTGCTGGACTGGGGCTTCGCCGCGGCCGGCAAGGTCACCGCGGTGGGCGCGCTGGCCGAGGACCGCGGCCCCGAGAAGGCGCCGGACGCCCCGCAGCCGGCCGCGCAGCCGGTCGCCGGCAGTCCGGCCGCCGCGCAGCCGGAGCCGGAGCACCCGGCCACCGCGCAGGCCGCGCACGCCTCGGCCGGCGGGCCCGGCGCGGCGACCTGGTCGGCGGTCGGACTGTGCGCGGCGGTCGCGGCGGCGGGCCTGCTGCGGCTGCGTACGCTGCGCCGGCGGGCCGAGCGGGCCGGGGCCTGA
- a CDS encoding glycosyltransferase, which translates to MPRFSVIVPVHAVEEYLPDCLESVLTQSFEDFELIAVDDRSPDNCGALLDGAAARDGRVTVRHLPENVGLGPARNAGLELATGEYVLFLDSDDTLTQGLLAAVDARLRAVGGADLLVYDYARSYWDGRVVRSASAPVFARSGAEVFTLDERRDLLDLLQVAWNKAYRREFVEQLGLSFPPGYYEDTPWTYPALLAAGRITLLDEVGVHYRQRREGGNILATASRKHFDVFEQYDRVFAFLDARPDLDRWRPAVYRMMLGHLATVVSKPGRVPAGDRREFFRRAAEHCARHRPPGYRPPAGRAGLRGELLSRGSYLGFQGLRALARARRAVGR; encoded by the coding sequence ATGCCGCGGTTCAGCGTGATCGTCCCGGTGCACGCCGTCGAGGAGTACCTACCGGACTGCCTGGAGTCGGTCCTGACCCAGTCCTTCGAGGACTTCGAGCTGATCGCCGTCGACGACCGCTCGCCCGACAACTGCGGCGCCCTGCTGGACGGGGCGGCCGCCCGGGACGGCCGGGTGACCGTCCGCCACCTGCCCGAGAACGTCGGCCTCGGGCCCGCCCGCAACGCCGGCCTGGAGCTCGCCACCGGCGAGTACGTGCTCTTCCTGGACAGCGACGACACCCTCACCCAGGGCCTGCTGGCCGCCGTCGACGCCCGGCTGCGCGCGGTCGGCGGGGCCGACCTGCTGGTCTACGACTACGCCCGCAGCTACTGGGACGGCCGGGTGGTGCGCTCCGCCTCCGCCCCCGTGTTCGCCCGGTCCGGCGCCGAGGTGTTCACCCTCGACGAGCGCCGGGACCTGCTCGACCTGCTGCAGGTCGCCTGGAACAAGGCGTACCGGCGGGAGTTCGTCGAGCAGCTCGGCCTGTCCTTCCCGCCCGGCTACTACGAGGACACCCCGTGGACCTACCCGGCGCTGCTCGCCGCCGGGCGGATCACCCTGCTCGACGAGGTCGGCGTCCACTACCGGCAGCGCCGCGAGGGCGGCAACATCCTGGCCACCGCCTCCCGCAAGCACTTCGACGTCTTCGAGCAGTACGACCGGGTGTTCGCCTTCCTGGACGCCCGCCCCGACCTGGACCGCTGGCGGCCGGCCGTCTACCGGATGATGCTCGGCCACCTCGCCACCGTGGTCTCCAAGCCCGGCCGGGTCCCGGCCGGCGACCGCCGCGAGTTCTTCCGCCGCGCCGCCGAGCACTGCGCCCGGCACCGGCCGCCCGGCTACCGGCCGCCGGCCGGCCGGGCCGGCCTGCGCGGCGAGCTGCTCAGCCGCGGCAGCTACCTGGGCTTCCAGGGACTGCGGGCGCTGGCCAGGGCCCGTCGCGCGGTCGGCCGCTGA
- a CDS encoding CDP-glycerol glycerophosphotransferase family protein, giving the protein MAPRLSVVVPIYNVERYLEECLDSIAAQTFDDFECVMVDDGSKDSSASIAEAYAAKDSRFRLVKQVNKGLGAARNTGYRHISEGTEFLAFVDSDDTMPPSAYELMIGTLEETGSDFCTGNVLRFRAVGAYQSGGHRKPFAATRLRTHITEIPALITDRTAWNKVYRRSFFDEAGVLYPEGILYEDAPVSVPHHFLARRVDVLAEPIYHWREREVGEMSITQMKTNPKGVIDRVKSMELVRDWLSQQGDPKFRKYLRTYDENNLVEEIPMFFGSVLENDPEYNAAYLESAGRLLRAIGPEQVRKLRAPLRLKYHLTLQGRLDELIEQLRFEKDSNGAAPARGLLRPYADYPFLRGGRKSVPADVLRLKNSLVMRSRLYEARWTAGRLQLTGHAFPEHLGAEHKHDMVKALILREAKGRRVIAVQTKAQYSPEATASSPHDLYSCDWAGFSAAIDPQRLKHRGEWKDGSWRVLVAGVGKGGVYKGRVSVGWHDRSEYPPVHWVEDDVRIVPWARDSHLLLRVERVRARAVAATAQGGTVELRGLVRSGSELAGAELKLTHVESEREVFVELELGTPAGRDLPFTAQVAISELTAVRRAWDALDPTAEERARDRWDLELKLADGTRLPLVLDDRTAPVELHVPLADGTRALYAKPSPSGYLQLCDQVLQPVVEELSRSQDGEGFVLSGSFPLPGTHRYELVIRHLKRREEHAYPVEIADGRFRAALPAVPTASFAGGAPLHKGTWTVVFRPVGSPAEAVLPAAALAPSTFDTLPLEVEARGKRVTLERRLFDTLSLESHDPLTPDERSGYRQRALRHSFADLQREPLTDTVLYHTVREDWWAADGGLYADSPRAVHEELVRRGLPLRHLWTSVDLQADLPQTAECVRHRSPEWFRALATAKYVVTSTHLPTYFRRRPGQVVLQTWQGTPLKRIGRDFEKVWFTDADYLAHLEQEVPQWSLLVAGSRWATPVLRRAFGYDGEVLESGYPRNDLLFASDREKTAERVREQLGLPEGKQVVLYAPTFREDRRLPEGGYQLNLQLDLDAARAALGEDQVLLVRAHEVVRGQIAEAGNGYVWDVSTYPDMAELLLVADVLVTDYSAAVFDFVNTGRPVLFFAHDLEHYRDNLRGFSLDYEAQAPGPLLRTSAEVVAALGDLPRVTAEYADKYAAFREAYCDLDDGRAAGRVADAMLAEGGK; this is encoded by the coding sequence ATGGCCCCCCGTCTGTCCGTAGTCGTCCCGATCTACAACGTCGAGCGCTACCTCGAGGAGTGCCTGGACTCCATCGCAGCCCAGACCTTCGACGACTTCGAGTGCGTCATGGTCGACGACGGCTCGAAGGACTCCAGTGCCTCGATCGCCGAGGCCTACGCCGCGAAGGACTCCCGGTTCCGGCTGGTCAAGCAGGTGAACAAGGGTCTGGGGGCGGCCCGCAACACCGGCTACCGGCACATCTCCGAGGGCACCGAGTTCCTGGCCTTCGTCGACAGCGACGACACCATGCCGCCCTCCGCGTACGAGCTGATGATCGGCACGCTGGAGGAGACCGGCTCGGACTTCTGCACCGGCAACGTGCTGCGCTTCCGCGCCGTCGGCGCCTACCAGTCCGGCGGCCACCGCAAGCCGTTCGCCGCGACCCGGCTGCGCACCCACATCACCGAGATCCCGGCGCTGATCACCGACCGCACCGCCTGGAACAAGGTGTACCGCCGCTCGTTCTTCGACGAGGCGGGCGTGCTGTACCCCGAGGGCATCCTGTACGAGGACGCGCCGGTCAGCGTGCCGCACCACTTCCTGGCCCGCCGGGTCGACGTGCTCGCCGAGCCGATCTACCACTGGCGCGAGCGGGAGGTCGGCGAGATGTCGATCACCCAGATGAAGACCAACCCCAAGGGCGTCATCGACCGGGTCAAGTCGATGGAGCTGGTCCGGGACTGGCTGTCGCAGCAGGGCGACCCCAAGTTCCGCAAGTACCTGCGCACCTACGACGAGAACAACCTCGTCGAGGAGATCCCGATGTTCTTCGGCTCGGTGCTGGAGAACGACCCCGAGTACAACGCCGCCTACCTGGAGTCGGCCGGCCGGCTGCTGCGCGCGATCGGCCCGGAGCAGGTCCGCAAGCTGCGCGCCCCGCTGCGGCTGAAGTACCACCTGACCCTGCAGGGCCGCCTCGACGAGCTGATCGAGCAGCTGCGCTTCGAGAAGGACAGCAACGGCGCCGCCCCGGCCCGCGGCCTGCTCCGCCCGTACGCCGACTACCCGTTCCTGCGCGGCGGGCGCAAGAGCGTGCCGGCCGACGTGCTGCGGCTGAAGAACTCCCTGGTGATGCGCTCGCGGCTGTACGAGGCCCGCTGGACGGCCGGCCGGCTGCAGCTCACCGGGCACGCCTTCCCCGAGCACCTCGGCGCCGAGCACAAGCACGACATGGTGAAGGCGCTGATCCTGCGCGAGGCCAAGGGCCGCCGGGTGATCGCCGTGCAGACCAAGGCGCAGTACAGCCCGGAGGCCACCGCCAGCTCCCCCCACGACCTGTACTCCTGCGACTGGGCGGGCTTCTCCGCCGCCATCGACCCGCAGCGGCTCAAGCACCGCGGCGAGTGGAAGGACGGCTCCTGGCGGGTGCTGGTGGCCGGCGTCGGCAAGGGCGGCGTGTACAAGGGCCGGGTGTCGGTCGGCTGGCACGACCGCTCCGAGTACCCGCCGGTGCACTGGGTCGAGGACGACGTCCGGATCGTGCCCTGGGCGCGCGACAGCCACCTGCTGCTGCGGGTCGAGCGGGTCCGGGCCCGGGCCGTCGCGGCGACCGCGCAGGGCGGCACGGTGGAGCTGCGCGGCCTGGTCCGCTCCGGTTCCGAGCTGGCCGGCGCGGAGCTGAAGCTCACTCACGTCGAGTCCGAGCGCGAGGTCTTCGTCGAACTTGAGCTCGGCACCCCGGCCGGCCGCGACCTGCCGTTCACCGCGCAGGTCGCGATCTCCGAGCTGACCGCCGTCCGGCGGGCCTGGGACGCCCTGGACCCGACCGCCGAGGAGCGCGCCCGGGACCGCTGGGACCTCGAACTCAAGCTGGCCGACGGCACCAGGCTGCCGCTGGTGCTTGACGACCGGACCGCCCCGGTGGAACTGCACGTGCCGCTCGCCGACGGCACCCGCGCGCTGTACGCCAAGCCCTCCCCCAGCGGCTACCTGCAGCTGTGCGACCAGGTGCTGCAGCCGGTGGTCGAGGAGCTCTCCCGCTCCCAGGACGGCGAGGGCTTCGTGCTCAGCGGGTCCTTCCCGCTGCCCGGCACGCACCGCTACGAACTGGTGATCCGTCACCTGAAGCGCCGTGAGGAGCACGCCTACCCGGTGGAGATCGCCGACGGGCGGTTCCGGGCCGCGCTGCCCGCCGTGCCCACCGCGTCCTTCGCCGGCGGGGCCCCGCTGCACAAGGGCACCTGGACGGTGGTGTTCCGCCCGGTCGGCTCCCCCGCCGAGGCGGTCCTGCCGGCCGCGGCGCTGGCCCCGTCGACCTTCGACACGCTGCCGCTGGAGGTCGAGGCCCGCGGCAAGCGGGTGACCCTGGAGCGCCGGCTGTTCGACACCCTGTCGCTGGAGTCGCACGACCCGCTGACGCCGGACGAGCGCAGCGGCTACCGCCAGCGCGCGCTCCGCCACTCCTTCGCCGACCTGCAGCGCGAGCCGCTCACCGACACGGTGCTCTACCACACCGTCCGCGAGGACTGGTGGGCCGCCGACGGCGGGCTGTACGCGGACTCGCCGCGCGCGGTGCACGAGGAACTGGTCCGCCGCGGCCTGCCGCTGCGCCACCTGTGGACCTCCGTCGACCTGCAGGCCGACCTGCCGCAGACCGCCGAGTGCGTGCGGCACCGCTCCCCCGAGTGGTTCCGGGCGCTGGCCACCGCGAAGTACGTCGTCACCTCCACCCACCTGCCGACCTACTTCCGCCGCCGCCCCGGCCAGGTGGTCCTGCAGACCTGGCAGGGCACCCCGCTGAAGCGGATCGGCAGGGACTTCGAGAAGGTCTGGTTCACCGACGCCGACTACCTGGCGCACCTGGAGCAGGAAGTCCCGCAGTGGAGCCTGCTGGTGGCCGGCAGCCGGTGGGCGACCCCGGTGCTGCGCCGCGCGTTCGGCTACGACGGCGAGGTGCTGGAGAGCGGGTACCCGCGCAACGACCTGCTGTTCGCCTCCGACCGGGAGAAGACCGCCGAGCGGGTCCGCGAGCAGCTCGGCCTGCCCGAGGGCAAGCAGGTGGTGCTGTACGCGCCGACCTTCCGCGAGGACCGGCGGCTGCCCGAGGGCGGCTACCAGCTGAACCTGCAGCTCGACCTGGACGCGGCCCGCGCCGCGCTCGGCGAGGACCAGGTGCTGCTGGTGCGCGCCCACGAAGTGGTCCGCGGGCAGATCGCCGAGGCGGGCAACGGCTACGTCTGGGACGTCTCCACCTACCCGGACATGGCCGAACTGCTGCTGGTCGCCGACGTCCTGGTGACGGACTACTCGGCCGCGGTGTTCGACTTCGTGAACACCGGCCGCCCGGTGCTGTTCTTCGCCCACGACCTCGAGCACTACCGCGACAACCTGCGCGGCTTCTCCCTCGACTACGAGGCGCAGGCCCCTGGCCCGCTGCTGCGCACCTCCGCCGAGGTGGTCGCGGCGCTCGGCGACCTGCCGCGGGTCACCGCCGAGTACGCCGACAAGTACGCGGCGTTCCGCGAGGCGTACTGCGACCTGGACGACGGCCGGGCCGCCGGGCGGGTCGCGGACGCGATGCTCGCCGAGGGCGGCAAGTAG
- a CDS encoding SCO4848 family membrane protein: MKLSRPVSWFLTAFGVWSVFIWTTFVKNLWKDSGGQAFVNGDHGQPTAFFWVHLLLAVTSLLLGLAIGWIGVRGLRALRRPAAEGQPAE, from the coding sequence ATGAAGCTCAGCCGCCCGGTCTCCTGGTTCCTCACCGCCTTCGGCGTCTGGTCGGTCTTCATCTGGACGACCTTCGTCAAGAACCTGTGGAAGGACTCCGGCGGCCAGGCCTTCGTGAACGGCGACCACGGTCAGCCGACCGCCTTCTTCTGGGTCCACCTGCTGCTCGCCGTCACCTCCCTGCTCCTCGGCCTCGCCATCGGCTGGATCGGCGTCCGCGGCCTGCGCGCCCTGCGCCGCCCCGCCGCCGAGGGGCAGCCCGCCGAATAG
- a CDS encoding 2'-5' RNA ligase family protein, producing MPTAAASDGDGLGEAVTIGVSIHVPEPYGSLLQDARAGHGDPQARAIPTHVTLLPPTETRTALLPGIQAHLRAVAAVQRPFKMLLQGSGTFRPVSPVVFVRVEEGAQECRVLEAEVRAGPLARELAFPYHPHVTVAHGLPEPVLDAAYEDARGFRAVFEVTEFVLSRFGADAVWRPWHSFRFGAA from the coding sequence ATGCCCACGGCTGCTGCCTCCGACGGCGACGGTCTCGGCGAGGCCGTCACCATCGGCGTGTCCATACACGTCCCGGAGCCGTACGGCAGCCTGCTGCAGGACGCCCGGGCCGGCCACGGCGACCCCCAGGCCCGGGCGATACCGACCCACGTGACCCTGCTGCCGCCGACCGAGACCCGGACCGCGCTGCTGCCGGGCATCCAGGCGCACCTGCGGGCGGTGGCGGCCGTCCAGCGTCCCTTCAAGATGCTGCTGCAGGGCAGCGGCACCTTCCGCCCGGTCTCCCCGGTGGTGTTCGTCCGGGTCGAGGAGGGCGCCCAGGAGTGCCGGGTGCTGGAGGCCGAGGTCCGCGCCGGCCCGCTGGCCCGCGAACTGGCCTTCCCGTACCACCCGCACGTCACCGTCGCCCACGGGCTGCCCGAGCCGGTGCTGGACGCGGCCTACGAGGACGCGCGGGGCTTCCGCGCGGTCTTCGAGGTCACCGAATTCGTGCTCTCCCGGTTCGGCGCGGATGCGGTGTGGCGTCCCTGGCACTCGTTCCGCTTCGGAGCGGCCTGA
- a CDS encoding class I SAM-dependent methyltransferase has protein sequence MSVLGTTAAPAKPATPDDVPGWFFRVDREVFAHLLSRQSSAGVAGDLLELGAYLGRSAILLGRHLQPGETFTVCDLFDLDAPDDDNSAEMSMSYRETLTRRAFESNYLAFHPELPVVVQAPTSVLADGRIPADSCRFVHIDASHLYEHVAGDILVARDALAKNGVVALDDYRAPHTPGVAAAVWEAVFTLGLRPVLLTPEKFYGTWGDPDAVRADLLDRDWRGEGFRLDEEHLAGQLCHRLAWDEPRGGAESGGRPRPQRSLSRRIALDVLPPVATRAVRRALHVGRTRKAA, from the coding sequence GTGTCCGTCCTCGGCACCACCGCCGCTCCCGCCAAGCCCGCCACGCCCGACGACGTGCCCGGCTGGTTCTTCCGCGTCGACCGGGAGGTCTTCGCCCACCTGCTGAGCCGGCAGAGTTCCGCCGGAGTCGCCGGCGACCTGCTGGAGCTGGGCGCCTACCTCGGCCGCTCGGCGATCCTGCTCGGCAGGCACCTGCAACCCGGGGAGACCTTCACGGTCTGCGACCTGTTCGACCTCGACGCTCCGGACGACGACAACTCGGCCGAGATGAGCATGTCCTACCGCGAGACCCTGACCAGGCGCGCCTTCGAGTCCAACTACCTGGCCTTCCACCCCGAACTGCCGGTGGTCGTCCAGGCCCCCACCTCGGTGCTCGCCGACGGCCGGATCCCGGCGGACAGCTGCCGCTTCGTCCACATCGACGCCTCGCACCTCTACGAGCACGTGGCCGGCGACATCCTGGTCGCCCGCGACGCCCTCGCCAAGAACGGCGTGGTCGCCCTCGACGACTATCGCGCCCCGCACACCCCCGGGGTGGCCGCCGCCGTCTGGGAGGCCGTCTTCACCCTCGGGCTGCGGCCCGTGCTGCTCACCCCCGAGAAGTTCTACGGCACCTGGGGCGACCCCGACGCGGTCCGCGCGGACCTGCTGGACCGGGACTGGCGGGGCGAGGGCTTCCGGCTCGACGAGGAGCACCTGGCCGGGCAGCTCTGCCACCGCCTGGCCTGGGACGAGCCGCGCGGCGGCGCGGAGAGCGGCGGCCGACCGCGCCCGCAGCGCTCGCTGTCCCGCCGGATCGCCCTCGACGTGCTGCCGCCGGTCGCCACCCGGGCCGTGCGCCGCGCCCTGCACGTCGGGCGCACCCGCAAGGCCGCCTGA